The Pseudomonas bijieensis DNA window CTGCCATCGGCATACACGACCTGGTCGCCTTTCTGCGCGGCGCGTACTTTCCAGCCATTGTCCAAGGTGAACGTCAACGACGCTGACACCTGCTGGATCGTTCCGCCGTAACGCGTCTGGCTACCCTCGGTGGCCACCCGGTAAATAGCGATTGGGGGATGAGCCATGACGAAAGCTTTTTGTTGATTAAGAAATGTGATGACTTTTTCGTCAAAACCATCAAGCAGCTGTTGCTCCAAGTACAAATCGTCCAAATGACGGAGATATTCACGAGAGACTTCGTTGGTGTATGGGGTGTAGGAAGATGAGTGCATTTCCAAGGGCCTTATTCACGGGCTTTGGGCTACTTCCCTTTCCGCCGGGAAGGAGCATTGGGCCAGACAATTCGGAATGATGAATAAGACGTTGCTACGCTGGTGAATCGCAAGCCCAACAGCGTGGACATCTGGAGCGAATAGGAAACATCGCAACTAGGAAAGCGTATTTTCCTACAGTCAACAGGAGCTCTATGCAGGGCGCTCGTGGTTTGTACGGGGGGCTCCAGCATGTTCTCTTCCTGAAAGTTTTCGGAAGAAATAACCTATCGAAGACGCGCGAAGAGGGGGCGATATATAGATACCGCATGAGGCGGTGTCAGGCGGTGTACAGGTGTTGTGGATACATAATCCGTGTGGGGACGTACTAGCTCGTGATGAACCCTGGCGGTAATTGGGGGCCTCGCATCATGCTGGCCGGTTCAGGTACTGGCATGCAGTCAGTCCCAACGCTTTGACAATTTTTTGTTCAATGGTCCTGGAAAATTCAGACAACGCATTGATCACCATCAGGCTAACCCCATAGAAAAGGGCGCTTTTCAGCGCCCTCTCAAACAGCACGGATCAGAGACAGTCGAGTCACTCAGCTTGAATCAACTTGCTTTCCACTACCCCGGCACGGCCGGTTTTTTCATCGACAACCTGCAGGTTGTTACGAGCCTTGATGAAACCCACTTTCACTTCCTGCCAGACAAAATAGTTCTTGCCCGCTTCTGTACTGAGCTTGAGTTCTGAATCGTTTTCCGCAGACGACACCAGCGTCTGCTGGCCAGCCGGTACCGATAGCATCAGATACGACTTGGCAACGGTCTGCCCGACAGCTTTACCGTTGAGCGTTACCGGCATTTTCACCCCGGCGCCCATGCTTTCGTTGCGATAAACGTAGATGTTCGCTTTGTCATGAACGGTCTGGAAGGTTTTCGCCTGAGCATCCTGGGTGTCATCCGCCATTTTTACCGAAGCACACCCCGTGGTCAGCGCGGCGACTGCCAGCAAGGCAGTAAAGGTCAACTGCTTGAACATCCTGTTTCTCCATGATTGGGTAGGTCGAACAATCGGATATCGGCTGAGACGGTGAAAAACTGAAGCAATGTTGGCTTGCTCGGTCACGGGTGGCGCCTGGCAACAGCAAGCCTCAAGCCCAGACAGGTAACCTTCCGTAAAACTTGTAATCCATTTCCCAAGCTGTCATTAGGGCATTGAGTCTCTTATTCATGCGTGCTCAATTAGCCGTCAAAATAAGCAATGCCATGGATAGGGATAAAAATCGTGAAAACAAAACACTCTCTTTGGTCTTACCTGATGAGCCTTTCAACCACTCTAATCATTGGCAGTTATAACTTATTCGCAAACTATACAAACAACCTCTACCCAGCCGAACATGACATTATCGCCATCCCATTCGCAGCAATGATCGGCACCCTGCTCACATTACTACTCCTGCTACTTTTCCAGCATCCTTATCGCTTAAGAAAAGCAAATAACGCGCCCAATACCCTTCTTACCAAATCCGCGAGCGTCCTCG harbors:
- a CDS encoding DUF2846 domain-containing protein; this translates as MFKQLTFTALLAVAALTTGCASVKMADDTQDAQAKTFQTVHDKANIYVYRNESMGAGVKMPVTLNGKAVGQTVAKSYLMLSVPAGQQTLVSSAENDSELKLSTEAGKNYFVWQEVKVGFIKARNNLQVVDEKTGRAGVVESKLIQAE
- a CDS encoding PAAR domain-containing protein; translation: MHSSSYTPYTNEVSREYLRHLDDLYLEQQLLDGFDEKVITFLNQQKAFVMAHPPIAIYRVATEGSQTRYGGTIQQVSASLTFTLDNGWKVRAAQKGDQVVYADGSTARIVTAAGAANSNIALVGSRLSNGDEIINTLQRRFLIIVREGVPMADDFLPALKLADVHYLHSNGVKENIQ